A window from Salvia miltiorrhiza cultivar Shanhuang (shh) chromosome 2, IMPLAD_Smil_shh, whole genome shotgun sequence encodes these proteins:
- the LOC131009662 gene encoding uncharacterized protein LOC131009662 yields MWKCLIGALPVASALQRRSIEVDVLCRRCGEQMETPEHALRDCKWVEVMWAVSPIRLSPLQSMCSIPDWFDKIRLCPQRETHAQFATLAWAVWYARNMLLFQNKELSHLECLEIAARARWLPAVTASSLQSRASRVLCDREGQVKISTDATVREGVGIGCGAVLTFGDYEVLGCRFGFKRGEFSAVEAEALAMLEGLNLCCEHGASDIIVETDCQSLYWMVVKREMDFSYLGNTLSAIYELFCSFTHCY; encoded by the coding sequence ATGTGGAAATGTCTGATTGGGGCACTTCCGGTAGCGTCTGCGCTGCAGAGAAGAAGCATTGAGGTGGATGTTCTATGTAGAAGATGTGGTGAACAGATGGAGACACCAGAGCATGCGCTTCGTGACTGTAAATGGGTGGAGGTGATGTGGGCTGTCTCTCCTATCCGTCTTTCACCTCTGCAATCGATGTGCTCAATCCCAGATTGGTTTGACAAAATCCGCCTTTGTCCTCAAAGGGAAACTCACGCTCAGTTCGCTACTCTTGCATGGGCTGTGTGGTATGCGAGAAACATGCTGTTGTTCCAAAATAAAGAGCTCTCTCATTTGGAGTGCTTGGAGATTGCAGCACGTGCTAGGTGGCTGCCTGCTGTGACTGCTTCTTCCCTCCAGTCCCGAGCGAGTCGAGTGCTTTGTGACAGAGAAGGCCAGGTGAAGATCTCGACGGATGCGACAGTGAGAGAGGGAGTCGGGATTGGTTGTGGAGCTGTGTTGACGTTTGGAGATTATGAAGTTTTGGGGTGTCGGTTTGGTTTTAAAAGGGGTGAATTTTCTGCTGTTGAAGCCGAAGCTTTGGCGATGCTTGAAGGGCTGAATCTCTGCTGCGAACATGGAGCTTCGGATATTATTGTCGAAACGGATTGTCAATCTTTATATTGGATGGTGGTCAAACGAGAAATGGATTTTTCTTATCTTGGTAATACTCTTTCTGCCATCTATGAGCTGTTTTGTTCCTTCACTCATTGTTATTAA